The proteins below come from a single Acanthopagrus latus isolate v.2019 chromosome 4, fAcaLat1.1, whole genome shotgun sequence genomic window:
- the pnoca gene encoding prepronociceptin has protein sequence MKTVVALLLLCLCDPGQSDCQKDCLACSNIMPKQLSFNTMVCLTECEGNISPAFYLDFCRKVLSSSISSLGGAMRKRSQEEAEALFPEEEEEPVEGRLMLPNALERFDHMTRALEVDERDLGGKGSHLNTAYNAQNALSLEDEYDEEAGQEEGAADLATRGQGEVGLSVSKRFGGFVKGRHNYRKLMSPGRSYQKRYGGFIGIRKSARKWNNQKRFSEFLKQYLGMSARATEFDSVSEGLTQQNEV, from the exons ATGAAGACTGtggtggctctgctgctgctctgcctgtgTGATCCTGGACAGAGTGACTGCCAGAAAGACTGCCTGGCCTGCAGCAACATCATGCCCAAACAGCTCAGTTTCAACACCATG GTGTGTCTCACTGAGTGCGAAGGAAACATCTCCCCAGCCTTCTACTTGGACTTCTGTCGTAAGGTGCTCTCATCGTCAATCTCCTCCCTTGGTGGTGCCATGAGGAAAAGATCtcaggaggaggcggaggcCCTGTTtcctgaagaggaggaggagccggTGGAGGGACGTCTGATGCTGCCAAATGCATTGGAGAGGTTCGATCACATGACCCGGGCACTCGAGGTGGACGAAAGGGATCTTGGTGGCAAGGGCAGCCATCTGAACACTGCCTACAATGCCCAGAATGCCCTGTCTCTTGAGGATGAGTATGATGAGGAGGCAGGGCAGGAAGAAGGGGCTGCTGACCTTGCAACAAGAGGACAGGGAGAAGTAGGGCTGAGTGTCTCCAAGAGGTTTGGCGGCTTCGTGAAAGGGAGGCACAACTACAGGAAGCTGATGTCTCCCGGAAGATCTTACCAGAAGAGATACGGAGGCTTCATCGGCATTCGGAAGTCGGCCCGTAAGTGGAACAACCAAAAACGTTTCAGTGAGTTCCTGAAGCAGTATCTGGGGATGAGCGCTCGGGCAACTGAGTTCGACAGCGTGTCAGAAGGCCTCACCCAACAGAATGAAGTTTAG